The genomic window TCTTGCACCAAAGAGAATGTAAGAAGCTAAAAGCTCATATTTTATGTATTGGCTTTTGCCttggaaacaaaatatatataacaaaaaagtaactcacctaatattttttcatctttagtcgtttatttgtttctgtttgtttatttgggTTTTAAAGGAATAGAAAATGGATATGAGGGAGCAATAAATGAGATGACAGTGAAAGCATGGCTCGTTGTAGAAACACTGTTCTCTCCCTGTCTCTGTAAGAAAGATCTGTTAAGTAGCAGTGATGAGAAGCCACCAAACACTATACtccaaaatctctctcaacACTTAAATAAATgcttcaaaccaaaataataatcataattacataaattatCTACAAAAGCAAATGTATGCCACTTCATATTTATACAACTAGGTTTGctataattatttgaataatacGTAACCCTAATTTAGATTCACAAACATCTCACAATTAATTAGTAACTTTCGCGAGTGAAGCATATTGTCAATTATGGTTAAAGTCTCTTGGATGGTTTCTACGACGTATAAATGTCGTCGTATTTGTAAACTTATTTGTGAGAATTAAATAGGGAACTAATAAgaattaaaagacaaaaaagatagaaaaaaagaaagagaggaagacAAGTTACACATACACAGGGCTCGAGAAGAGACAAGACTCTGCGGCTTCTACCCTTTTCTTGGGGACTCACTCTTCTTATCATTCActccctctctttttctcctccaCGTCAACTCTGATTCCCACCTTCctctatttatttaattataaattagtCTTCcttatttcttcttaattagtattctcttatttttattactcCTGAATTCTAAATTATATTCTGAATTCCTGCtatgtcattttcttttattttgggtcGAATATCTATCTCTCATTGGCAATGGTTTTGAGATCATTGGCCTATTGGCAATGGTTTAGAATTCCTTAGAATTATTGTAACAATGATTTCAGAATTGAAAAAAGCTGTTTACTAACTCCATgcattttgaatttatttgaGGGAAGAAAAGCTTTCGTTGGATTTTGGAGTATTGATTGACAGAAAGCGCCTAGAGAATTGAGTGATaagcaattttgttttatataaacacttgcccccaaaataaaaatattttttctttaataataaaaataataaataacgacttagaaaaaaagaagagaatgttatggacaaaaaaagagactGTGGTTAGACTGAAAAACGCGTGCAGAGAGGCCGCGACAGTCTTATCATCAATtaaatttcttcttaattagGGTATCCTAACTTGCATTTTACTCTCAGTTACGTTCTACACAGTATTACTTAATTATTCATATTATACACGTATAGGTTTTTAATGCATACGTGCAACGTTGACATGTAGAACAGATTTTGAAAAGAGAAATTGTTTAGTATAAGTGTTGTTTCGATAACATCCTAAGTTTCGTCATAGTCCAAATCTACTCCAGATTCATAGGCTTCTCAGTTCCATCCATCTCTTATTCAAATTCCatacaaattaaaagtttttttttgtgaaactcCGTTATAAATTTTGTGTGTTGGTTGCTGGTTGGTTCTGCCTGAAACTATTATTCCGAAATGATGCTTATACTTATTtgacatttatatatttttgtaatgtaGCAAATAAAGAATAGACTACTGGAGAAAAaaggtcttttttttttttttgtcaaaagagaaaaaaggtcATTGTCTCGATTGTAATGTATCCATCACAACCCCTTGAATTAATTGATTCCCTCTATTAATCTAGTATACTCGaatattttgtggttttttaCTTACCTCTAAAACTATATCGATATATAATGAACAACCTAactattgttttcaaattgaGAGCAATAATAATCATTCGATTATTAACTTAAATTATTGGATTTGTAAATTAAATCAAGAACCGGTACGGAAGCGTAGGGCGGCGAGGCAATGCTTTTACCCTGTCTCAAACTATTCATTATTCCCATTTTGAATCTTAATACTTTTGAAATGTCTCATTTAACCCCTTCTACATTAGTCAACTCTCTCTACTCTTTTGGCAAAATCCTTTTAAACGTCCCCatcttttactttatttttatttcatgtcctaacttttttatttatatgacaCCCATACATACTTCTCTAGATTTCGGATTTATCGGGACATATTTTTTCGTGCCGTTATTCTCAGGCAATTCAAAGGATAATACCTAAAAAAATACTCAGCTAATTATAATGATTAGTTAAATTAGGATCCATGATGCTCACGGCACGGGCATAGAGGTGTGTTTGTCTGTATATAAATTCTGTAAACATTTAGTAGTACTATTATACAAAAAGATAATGCAGTAACATAGGGCACCTCAACAAAATCGTACGTTTGTCTCTCTACAAGAGAGAGTATGTTTACgtgcatttttatttatatataaaatattactgTGATATACTACTAGTATATACAGAAATGTGTATATCATAATGTTTTTCGTTTCCTCGGAAACATGGACAAAAGCATCTGCTTTTCAGCTACAAACTTTAAACACTTAATTTAAGCCACAGGTGCAcccaaattaatattttttaaaagaagattatGGGCTAATGGATGATTAATGCCTATAATTTGCAAATCCTCCTTACTTTAAAGTAAGTAGTTAGATTATTTAATCCACATGTTTATCTATTTGATGAGGATTTTTGAAACCTTGAAGTACCTTACATTTTTTCAGGCATTTTTAGTTTGCTGATGCTCCTAACTCGTAGACAATAATATATTTGCAGCATTTGTCACAATTAGTCTCATAGTCActcatatatacacaaaatgaaataaaaatgaatggaCCTATGGACTTTTGACAAGGTTTTGTAGTCAGTTCTAGATCATGATTAGGAGGTCTAATTAATAGGTCCcgaaatatatatagaactaTCTTAGGATAATCAAAAATAGTATTCTGATACCgtaatgatattatttttactcCTTTTTAAGGAAAATTAGTTATTCACATTCCAccatttatacatataaaaatttcatatatgtaagaaaaaaagaagaaagaaaaaaagcgGGTTTCCCGGAATGAAAAGGaccaagagagaaaaatcCATTTTATGCTAACGTGGCAGCATAATAACCGCCCGATTATATATCAACGATAAGAGAtgaattgttttcattttgtaacaacaaaacatgagagaaacaaaattatatttttgcaaaatctggaaaaacaaaacaaagaaacaaacaaatgaagaagagatgagaGGAGACAGAGAATTAAATTAGAGGagcagaagagagagagagagagatatagagaTTAATAAGGTCATGGCGGCGTTGCAGAGCGCaagaaagatgatttaaatctctcttcttcttcttccttcttacATATCTCTGTGTGTTTCTTAAATACTCTCTCTCTCGTACCGACAAACAAGTTTTGCTTTTTCATCAGAGTCTCAAAAAGCTATTCCAACTTCAATACACTACAAACCCAGAGAATGAATTCAACctaaaaaccctagaaatccTCTAAGATCTAGAGTGAGAAAGTTAGAGTGTATAGAACTACAAAACATAGGAtctttggttttgggttttgttccattttcttgattgGTTAGTGGGTGAGTGGTGGTTATGGGTGGTGGTTGTTGTCTTGGTGAATGGCGGGGTTTTTCTCGCTagacggtggtggaggaggaggcggaGGTGGAGGTAACAACCAAGAAGATCACCGGAGCAACACAAATCCTCCTCCGCCTGTATCAGAAGCTTGGCTCTGGTATAGAAACCCTAACGTTAACGCAAACGCAAACACAAACGTTAACGCAAACGCTCCTTCTTCGTCAAACGCTGCTTTAGGAACACTTGAGTTATGGCAAAACCACAATCAGCAAGAGATCATGTTTCAGCATCAGCAACATCAGCAAAGGTTGGATCTTTACTCTTCCGCCGCAGGTTTAGGTGTTGGACCAAGTAATCATAACCAATTCGATATCTCCGGCGAAACTTCAACCGCCGGCGCCGGAAGAGCTGcggcgatgatgatgattcgtAGTGGTGGTAGCGGAGGAGGAAGTGGTGGTGTGAGCTGTCAAGACTGTGGGAATCAAGCGAAGAAAGATTGTTCTCACATGAGGTGTAGAACTTGTTGTAAAAGCCGTGGCTTCGAGTGTTCTACTCACGTGAGAAGCACGTGGGTCCCTGCTGCTAAACGCCGTGAGAGACAACAGCAATTAGCTACGGTCCAGCCTCAAACTCAGCTGCCTCGCGGTGAGAGCGTTCCTAAACGCCACCGTGAAAATTTACCGGCAACTTCATCGTCTCTTGTCTGCACTCGCATACCTTCTCATTCAGGTATATGTCACTGTAAtgtgaaatatttatttatgtgtatataaatatatatgtttattattatatggtCGTGAGATAATGAAATGCAAGCAgcattttttataatttatataagtaACGAATTGGGATCAGCTTCtagagtaaaaaaagaaaaaccctattttgatttataagttttccaaaataagttttgttttttattttgtgatttaatTGTGAAAATACTGTGTTGGAGTAAACACTGACTATTGGAATGACAGGAACAAGCTGTTCTCACAAATCTTGAAATCTGTGTTCTTTCTCTAATTCTCAGCTCCTTTTTCATAACcttaattttgaaagaaaaaatgaatatcaATGTTTTATTCTATTACGTATctcttaaacttttttttcttactctaAATTCTAGGGCTAGAAGTTGGCAATTTCCCGGCGGAGGTGAGTTCATCGGCGGTGTTTAGGTGCGTGCGTGTGAGCTCAgtagaagatggagaagaagagtttgctTACCAAACAGCTGTAAGCATTGGTGGTCACATTTTCAAAGGCATTTTATACGACCTCGGTCCTGGAAGTAGTGGTGGCGGAGGCTACAACGTTGTTGCCGCCGGTGAGAGCTCctctggtggtggtggagctCAACAGCTGAATCTCATAACAGCTGGCTCTGTAACCGTTGCTACCGCTTCTTCCTCTACTCCAAACCTCGGTGGTATTGGCAGCTCATCAGCCGCGGCAGCCACGTACATTGATCCAGCCGCTCTTTATCCAACTCCGATCAATACATTCATGGCCGGTACACAATTCTTTCCCAACCCAAGATCATGAGGAAAATCTGACATAAAAGCAACATAACTCTTTTGAATTCTTAGAatagaattagggtttataaaCGTTAATTGTCGgatcatattatataaaagagtATGCAGAAGTGGGGAAGTGAATCTGTTTATGCTTCCCCTACTTTTAGACACTCAAAGTTGTTGCAAGTTTTAGGGGTTTTTAAATGGAAATTCAATTCAAATAATACCATTGTctttttatatggttttgtgAGGATATAGTGTTGTGTATCATTTAAATGTTAGGAGCACAATATAGCTCTTGTTGTCTGaatctttgtttcattaatgtgtctgtttcttgtttgtgaAACACGTAACCTTAGAATCCGGGGAAAatgtttttcatctttataTAACACCTTTtgtgtcttctttcttctattcaATATAAAGAAGAATTCATTACATTTGTACCATACATTATAGtacaatttcatatttttcaacccattttattttttatttttttcaaccaTGGTTTCCGTTACGACAGAATATGGTCTGCCCATCCCATGCATTTAATGGTTTCTAAAGTGTATTATTTGTTAGTTACTAGTAATTGATGTATGCCATAATTGACATGTGATAGAATCAGAGAAGATGACTAGAAGAGCGACATGTATAGATGTGACATGAGGGTGCGTTCTACAATGTACGTTAATCCCAATTAGTTACTTCTCCCGCCGTTGCCCACACCATTAGTTCTTTCATTACTAGTTTACTATAATGATTTAGTTAATTTCTACTATcaggtttttgatttttctattcTTTCACATTGACTAGAAGTCTTGAACAATACTACTAatctttctctattttaaaataagtcTTTTCATGATCTTGAGGGaatgtttctgttttaaaaagggtttttaatgatttaaatgTAACGTTTGTCAAGAAATGATCTCATTGTCTCTTTAAAATTACttaaatagaaatttaatataaaatataatttaaaagttaacaTCCTTTGTAAGAATACAATAGGATATTAAACTTTTCTTATATGCATGATCAGTGTCAAAACCATGTCTAATTTCAAATGGACGcgatattatttttatttgtataacTAAATCAATCATAACTTGTAAGGTAACATGGTCGAAGAAAATTAATGATCATAAGGAGTTTACCTTTCATGTAAGCTTACGTATATATAAGGCATCCTTGCATGAGATGTATTTTTACACCCTACACGAtgatatacacacacatatatattaatagaTAGAGATTTTGCAGATTCTCATAGtggatatatcatatatgtgaaacctatatatattacatactaagaaatatataaatatggaATGCAATGCCATCAATTTCAGACGAGTATGTTTGGCTACAGAAAGCTATTTACTCCtccttcctctctttttcatcAATCATTTCGGTTTTGCTCATTTAAATACAAACAAcccttaaaccaaaaaaaaaaaactaaatacaAACAACcccatcttcgtcttctcttctttcatacTCTCacatttaattttggtttagctTTCTTAAAGTATGTAATATAtcatacaaaaatatgtaatatatgATGTGAAAGAggatatataagaaacaataatacaatgggaaaaacaaaactggaTCCCTTATACAATTGAGATATATTGCGTGACAACATTACATAATCGGTAAATTTGGTACATTCAAATAGTGCTGCGGTCCAATCGGCCGACTCGTTCCGACTTTTACTCTCTGCCGTATCCCACAGCTTGTCATATCCCAcaaaatttattcatttctAATCTTTATATGATGTTTCTTACTAGATCCACCAGTATAGTGTCGTATCCCTTTTGTTGTGTGTTCTCATATAGTTTCTATGTAAATTTGATGTCTCTTATTTGGATAATTTAATATTCTGAGAAGAAAGCCAAAAgagataaaatcataaaaatgcTGGCTAAAATTTCCAAGactaaaaatctaaaatttgtCATTGTCCGACATTTATAAATCCAAAGCTTCAGGTTCCactcaaagaaaataattatactaTTTGGATGTCTTTTGGACCTTTTGGTGCATTGATGACAATAAGCAAATAATACTATACACATTTTGCAAATTTGCAGGATGAATGTTACAACTGGATATATAGTAGACCAATAAAGAGAAGACATGTGTGATGTTTATACCAATGATTGACATTTGAGTTATGTGAGTTTTAATTAGGGAAAGAACTGAACCAAACGTAGGAGAAACTGATCTTCATACTAATGCTCACACTACACATTTTATTAGTATCTCAAAAGTAAAAAgcaactttaaaataaaacatatagtTTTGTGAAAGATGCAAAAATTGAGAAGGTACTAAACTATTATTACTTATATTAGtgaatcaaaactttttcttaatcCATTTGGAGTTGTTTAGTTCAAATGAACGGAACATATGTAATCcaatacaaacacaaatataaaaaaatacaagagaaCAAACAGAGAATTCCAGtcaaacatgtttttataaataataccataacaaccaaaaaatacactcaaattgaaatcaacatacttaatcaatcaaaattcaaattaaacaGTCTTCGAATACATTATACCAAAAAAGCACAAGCTTGCCATGTTTAATATATCCTTGACTAGGCGTTACAAGTTAACATTGGATTACATGGCACTAATTTTTCATGgacaacaaaatatgaaacacAGAGACCATAACTAAATTTAGAGACACGAAATTGAAAGTCCCATATCCGACTCTATAGGATCTTTGATCCAGTCTTGTCTCTTCAcaacctctctttctcttctttttcttctatttttacTTCCTTCAACTCCCATTTTACtccttcatttttcttcttcttctttctccataaCTAGTACTATACGCAAGACCGTAAAGATGGCCTTCGGGAGGGGACGTGGCAACAAACGCACTTCGACGTCGTCCTATGCGTCGACCATTACAATGGTCATCTTTGTGGCTCTGTGTGTCTTCGGGGTGTGGATGCTTTCTTCCAATTCCGTTATTCCACCGCAGATCACACAAGGCTCCACTCGAGCGGCTGTCGCAGAGACAGAGAGGAGTGATGTGTCTGCCTCTTCAAACGGTAATGATGAGCCCGAACCCACGAAACAAGAGTCTGATGAGCAACAGGCATTTGAAGACAATCCGGGAAAGCTTCCAGACGATGCCGTAAAGTCTGAAGACGAGCAACGGAAGTCAGCGAAAGAGAAGAGTGAAACGACGAGCTCAAAGACTCAAACACAAGAGACCCAACAAAACAACGATGACAAAATTTCcgaggaaaaagagaaagataacgGCAAGGAGAACCAGACGGTGCAAGAGAGTGAGGAGGGTCAGATGAAAAAAGTCGTCAAGGAGTTTGAAAAGGAACAGAAACAACAGCGGGACGAGGACGCTGGGACTCAGCCCAAAGGGACTCAAGGGCAAGAGCAGGGACAAGGGAAGGAACAGCCGGATGTGGAACAAGGAAATAAACAAGGGCAAGAACAGGATTCGAATACGGATGTGACATTCACAGATGCGACCAAACAAGAACAACCTATGGAAACGGGGCAGGGGGAAACATCAGAGACCTcaaagaatgaagaaaacgGACAACCAGAGGAACAAAACTCAGGGAATGAGGAAACCGGACAACAAAACGAGGAGAAGACAACAGCTAGTGAAGAAAACGGGAAGGGAGAGAAGAGCATGAAAGATGAGAATGGCCAACAGGAAGAACATACCACAGCAGAGGAAGAAAGcggaaacaaagaagaagagagcacATCAAAGGACGAAAACATGGAGCAACAAGAAGAGCGGAAGGATGAGAAAAAACACGAACAGGGTTCAGAAGCCAGTGGTTTTGGCTCTGGAATACCGAAAGAATCTGCAGAATCACAGAAGTCATGGAAGAGTCAGGCAACAGAATCTAAGGACGAGAAACAAAGACAGACATCTGAATCAAACACCGTAGAGAGGATTATGGATGGAAATGCATGGGTGCTGTGCAATGCAACTGCAGGAACTGACTATATACCATGCCTAGACAACGAAGAAGCTATAATGAAACTAAGGAGTAGAAGACATTTTGAGCACAGAGAGAGACATTGCCCAGAAGACCCACCAACGTGTCTCGTCCCCCTCCCAGAAGGTTATAAGGAGGCCATCAAGTGGCCTGAAAGCAGAGATAAGGtaaaaatttctataaaaaaaaaaaaaaatttccttgAGGTGATATAATGTAAAATTGGATAGAAGTTAACTCACATGTGATCTAGTAGATATGGTACCACAATGTCCCACACACAAAGCTAGCTGAGGTAAAAGGACATCAGAACTGGGTGAAGGTCACTGGCGAGTTCTTGACGTTTCCTGGTGGTGGAACACAGTTCATCCATGGAGCTCTTCATTATATCGATTTTCTTCAGCAGGTGAACACTCATTTCTTGATTTCAGTATAGTGTTAAAACTGCAACAAGTAAAAGATAGAAATTTTATGCAGAATATAATGGTTCCTTTTTTCTACTATGGCAGTCTTTGAAAAACATTGCGTGGGGTAAACGTACTCGGGTCATATTGGATGTTGGATGTGGAGTGGCGAGCTTTGGCGGTTTCCTCTTTGAAAGAGATGTTATAGCAATGTCTCTTGCACCAAAAGATGAACACGAGGCTCAAGTCCAGTTTGCTCTTGAAAGAAAGATTCCAGCCATCTCAGCAGTTATGGGCTCTAAGCGACTGCCATTCCCGAGCAGAGTGTTTGATCTTATCCACTGTGCACGTTGTAGAGTCCCATGGCATAATGAGGGTGGTATGCTTCTTCTGGAACTTAATCGGATGCTTAGGCCTGGAGGTTATTTTGTCTGGTCAGCAACACCAGTCTACcagaagcttgaagaagatgttCAAATCTGGAAAGGTAATGACTAAAGTAAAATGCTTGAACTTAACTAGAGTTCctccttcttttgtttgtttcactGAACCTGAGATGTTTTGAGTGATGTAGAAATGTCCGCGTTGACAAAATCCTTGTGCTGGGAACTTGTGACAATCAACAAGGATAAACTCAATGGTATTGGTGCTGCAATCTACCAGAAACCTGCCACCAATGAATGTTACGAGAAAAGAAAGCACAACAAGCCTCCACTGTGCAAAAACAACGACGATGCAAATGCAGCCTGGTATGATTGTTTCCACAATTTGCATAGGGAATGAATAACCATAAGGTTTTAACAGAACAAAGAAAGTCAAAACTTGAATGGAAATTTCAGGTATGTACCCCTACAAGCATGTATGCATAAAGTTCCTACCAATGTGGTCGAGAGAGGAAGCAAGTGGCCCGTGAATTGGCCCCGTCGGCTTCAAACACCGCCTTACTGGTTAAACAGCTCTCAAATGGGGATATATGGGAAACCAGCTCCTCGAGATTTCACTACAGATTATGAACACTGGAAACATGTTGTAAGCAAAGTATACATGAATGAAATAGGAATCAGCTGGTCAAATGTGAGGAATGTAATGGACATGCGAGCTGTCTACGGAGGGTGAGCATCAacgaaaacaaatcaaactaaaatctCACTTACCAAAACTAAACCTTTTTTTACTAACTACGTAAAAATGCAGGTTTGCAGCAGCTCTGAAGGACCTACAGGTGTGGGTAATGAATGTAGTAAACATAAATTCACCAGATACACTACCGATAATCTACGAGAGAGGCCTATTCGGAATATATCATGACTGGTGTGAATCATTTAGCACATACCCTCGAAGCTATGATCTCTTACATGCAGATCATCTTTTCTCAAAGTTGAGAACAAGGTATAAGCGTAACTCATAATATCCACACCTTTTGGTAACGTTTCATCAACAATAagtctcttgttttgttttgttttgaaaggTGCAATCTTGTTCCAGTAATGGCAGAAGTGGATAGAATAGTAAGACCAGGAGGTAAACTAATAGTTCGTGACGAATCAAATGTGATAAGAGAAGTTGAGAACATGTTGAAGTCACTGCACTGGGATGTTCACTTAACTTTCTCCAAACACCAAGAAGGAATCTTAAGTGCACAAAAAGGATTCTGGAGACCAGAAACTTCTCAATGAAAGACGCTCTGAGAATCTGCATTTGAAAGTAGCAGAAGCATCATTATAATACAACACACTACTCATATCTATAATCCCCAAAAGAATTTGTCAGTATAAGAAATAGCTTTAGTCTTCTTAAACTATATAGACTAATTagaacatttttgttttccttactTCATATTGCTTTTTTTAACATGGTTATGATATTCTCTTGTAAGGCTATGAATCATTTCACTGGGAAAAGTAAGGCACACcaataaatgaaattttgttCCAACAAGTAGAAACATAGCagtaatgaagaagagattatgaTGCTTTAGCGATACCACAAGCCAAATTCACCATAAGCTATTGACAGGTAGCGAAAAGTCAAATTACAAAAGGAATAAAGTAGACATGAAATGAAACCAACAATCTTAAGCCCACATATGAATTCAAAAGAGAGgttaagaaagaagagaatctgaCATCATGGGCAGAGTaggagctgaagaagatgggTTTCTGCAAATTTGAAGCTTTTAATCGCATATCGCTGAGTAATCATCACAAACAGTTTTGAATTGAAGAAGACGGGAGGAGAAAAGCCATTGTTAATGAGATACCCAAATCGTAAAATTTCAGAAAGCCCAGCCCAACATAGCCCAATACAGCCCAAATATGTATGTGATTGGGTAACGAAAACGAGACCGTTCTTTTTTCAGTCATCTCTCGTTTCACAGTAGCGCGTATGTACGCTTTGAATTTACAAAAAGTAGacatttttatgaatttttgcCGGTTGagtaaaaaggtaaaaaaaaatagttcccaccaaagcaaaatatttcaatttttatcttttttttttggttcttgggaaaataagagattgagaaagaataaagaagagaaactcacaacttttttagttttaggaGAAGAGGGCTTTGGTCTGGAGTCACTATCATATTCAATGCTTTACCAAACTCACCTCTTCTTCTAAATTCTCaccactcttcttcttcttctcattcacCGACATATCTCCTCTCTTcactctctgtctcttctcATCTCAGGTAATtccaattttagttttttttgaaggTTACTTACTCGTCACATTGTTtgaaaaagattgaatttttatcTGTGGCTTAGTCAAATCATGGTTCGTTTCACCAAGTTGTGGTTCTGGGTTTTcgtgatttttcttttgggtttttctgtttgaatttggaaaaataaaggaacgttttttt from Arabidopsis thaliana chromosome 3, partial sequence includes these protein-coding regions:
- the STY1 gene encoding Lateral root primordium (LRP) protein-like protein (STYLISH 1 (STY1); FUNCTIONS IN: protein heterodimerization activity, DNA binding, sequence-specific DNA binding transcription factor activity; INVOLVED IN: in 6 processes; LOCATED IN: nucleus; EXPRESSED IN: 6 plant structures; CONTAINS InterPro DOMAIN/s: Lateral Root Primordium type 1, C-terminal (InterPro:IPR006511), Zinc finger, Lateral Root Primordium type 1 (InterPro:IPR006510), Protein of unknown function DUF702 (InterPro:IPR007818); BEST Arabidopsis thaliana protein match is: Lateral root primordium (LRP) protein-related (TAIR:AT5G66350.1); Has 244 Blast hits to 244 proteins in 44 species: Archae - 0; Bacteria - 0; Metazoa - 38; Fungi - 9; Plants - 179; Viruses - 0; Other Eukaryotes - 18 (source: NCBI BLink).), whose translation is MAGFFSLDGGGGGGGGGGNNQEDHRSNTNPPPPVSEAWLWYRNPNVNANANTNVNANAPSSSNAALGTLELWQNHNQQEIMFQHQQHQQRLDLYSSAAGLGVGPSNHNQFDISGETSTAGAGRAAAMMMIRSGGSGGGSGGVSCQDCGNQAKKDCSHMRCRTCCKSRGFECSTHVRSTWVPAAKRRERQQQLATVQPQTQLPRGESVPKRHRENLPATSSSLVCTRIPSHSGLEVGNFPAEVSSSAVFRCVRVSSVEDGEEEFAYQTAVSIGGHIFKGILYDLGPGSSGGGGYNVVAAGESSSGGGGAQQLNLITAGSVTVATASSSTPNLGGIGSSSAAAATYIDPAALYPTPINTFMAGTQFFPNPRS
- a CDS encoding S-adenosyl-L-methionine-dependent methyltransferases superfamily protein, with translation MAFGRGRGNKRTSTSSYASTITMVIFVALCVFGVWMLSSNSVIPPQITQGSTRAAVAETERSDVSASSNGNDEPEPTKQESDEQQAFEDNPGKLPDDAVKSEDEQRKSAKEKSETTSSKTQTQETQQNNDDKISEEKEKDNGKENQTVQESEEGQMKKVVKEFEKEQKQQRDEDAGTQPKGTQGQEQGQGKEQPDVEQGNKQGQEQDSNTDVTFTDATKQEQPMETGQGETSETSKNEENGQPEEQNSGNEETGQQNEEKTTASEENGKGEKSMKDENGQQEEHTTAEEESGNKEEESTSKDENMEQQEERKDEKKHEQGSEASGFGSGIPKESAESQKSWKSQATESKDEKQRQTSESNTVERIMDGNAWVLCNATAGTDYIPCLDNEEAIMKLRSRRHFEHRERHCPEDPPTCLVPLPEGYKEAIKWPESRDKIWYHNVPHTKLAEVKGHQNWVKVTGEFLTFPGGGTQFIHGALHYIDFLQQSLKNIAWGKRTRVILDVGCGVASFGGFLFERDVIAMSLAPKDEHEAQVQFALERKIPAISAVMGSKRLPFPSRVFDLIHCARCRVPWHNEGGMLLLELNRMLRPGGYFVWSATPVYQKLEEDVQIWKEMSALTKSLCWELVTINKDKLNGIGAAIYQKPATNECYEKRKHNKPPLCKNNDDANAAWYVPLQACMHKVPTNVVERGSKWPVNWPRRLQTPPYWLNSSQMGIYGKPAPRDFTTDYEHWKHVVSKVYMNEIGISWSNVRNVMDMRAVYGGFAAALKDLQVWVMNVVNINSPDTLPIIYERGLFGIYHDWCESFSTYPRSYDLLHADHLFSKLRTRYKRNS